A genomic window from Stigmatopora argus isolate UIUO_Sarg chromosome 13, RoL_Sarg_1.0, whole genome shotgun sequence includes:
- the map2 gene encoding microtubule-associated protein 2 isoform X1, translating into MADDRQPEDGVAQWDASGAQPPTGSHGANGFSSSSYRTCQTGATHATSPSFSARENGFNGELTGAHAITAEQVSARIVQEVTAEAVAVLKGEQESQRLPSVEDTTNLPPSPPPSPAAEQFGPLEQDVGNEEEAGPLRRFQNSRERCKFLAPSISVSVPEDDPYHSDEEYYEHPLFSPEWTHSGARPTGQAVAFRQIEEETMEALTAEYEEDVEEDDDDDVEEEEEEEESADAALDEQQWSGEESDVDIPEAEFLGKGENIDKTQAEANIPTAENSMDKEEVEGEKSPETAVKMDLEKPGSEKSESMSPDSIGSEKRPEEISEPQPQGFFAGERIVPESPTADLPSFVPSIVHVQAKESPKSITLQPIYGEPLTVSEKQPSVEVVEFSGLSSPSDFSSMGVRVDGGNLTGDAMSAYFETTATDPHVSPRGKGEGYYELSRVSEETLMVDSKIQEPGATLQGCLETQNVNTPNFSVPDRGNDCKLSPGKLALDQRSYSLNITIGAKDQSGQGKMTSFSPLATDILTYTSGSFDESADYLPITTPSGEKPPPLPPLILETAASIASDSSSPPRMAEGFSNPSLEPESPESPMTTLPCDHSPENEPVMSQDLPELLDLVECRSRLSSENTEPEIVRRKSFQGFPDDMLSNFASGEQSPGLKKSDSQLEEMGYCVFSEYSGPMPSPADVISPANTSTHVFTPAVLEEKVAAQARKLAVRDTSLEDKNQTLDVDISEEMENSERERKDSSKESQKNINDPLITSISEKLKSPGKQGEPFVTPTVTVTLEEGGRSGSETDQQASGEGSASESEIADYERQIRKLEMEARPLSMEEERELQELREKVKLVHQEAYEEVDAEDVYQLTGVAKDRIARPVKTSPTSSVESNIDDDKLLSPVLSPSKLKQKELYGSPKRAISPVLAVNKEGKEESDKKLKELDQIEAAQKKEVEIEEIEVKESEKKLDERKELEEKEKKKNEEVDKIQKEEKEQGAKEREAKERIESERKEKERELKEREEVDQKEKEKKEKEEKEMREMEEVAKLEKERKEKEEKEIREREERERIEKERKDKEREIREREEAAKLEKERKEKEEQEMREREEAAKLEKERKEKEEKEIREREEVTKLERERKEKEEKETREREEAAKLEKETREREEVAKLEKERKEKEEKEIREREEAERMEKDRKEKEEREMREREEAERMEKDRKEREEREMLEKAEKIENEQKEKEEREMRERKEAERIENERQEKLKSEAQKVIKEKEAGEIEEKEEEEKEKEEKKLKEKPNVEETELKLEENEIKDEELATGAVGVKDIVEICAAIESVVTVEDDFITVVQTIDKADEPGHSVRFSAPPEALCTPGEEELEEEEDEEEEGDEEESVELAQEADIEAGSFEEVCHIPEAPASPQRQAQTVETEEPTESYDRDETTMDDSILDSSWVDTHDDDKSTATEQIQLLPTVPSPVNESTALPNNQTLQKRTEKHEKPAKPKTKGGRAKGRLSTPERKPLHEEMSREKKKAVIKKNELAKKMETQTLSPSKRIGPKKAVRQTRSTQHHSCPRRRPTEAASDNRQPFTVTRRSCDRALDGRSQSPNKRSSMPRQASVLTRRAYHEQEDSSTSITSSGSTAPRRPTACHAVMRAEHRTGRAPSMTVSEPLRSRSARSGHSTPRTPGSSGMTPGTPPSCSSSSRTPGTPRSLSLMSHERRVAVTRTPPKSPATTPKQLRLLTQPLPDFKKIRSKVRSTDNIKYQPKGGQTHREQIMAAEVNHKASSWIWNSVLRVISFTLCLSAAHSMTWTQGLLNQILNQQLDFRYIQSIFCSKDNLKQPPSGGNVLIPSVKMNYSHVQSRCGSLDRRGYSAGGGNVQIQNKKIDLSHVTSKCGSLDNIHHRPGGGNIRIESVKLDFKDKAQAKIGSLDNAHHTPGGGRITIETHRLTFRDHAKARVDHGADIIVRSPGRSRSLSPHRQRDSHISSSGSLNMLESPQLATLAEDVTAALAKQGL; encoded by the exons ATGGCAGATGACCGACAGCCAGAAGACGGTGTCGCTCAGTGGGATGCTTCGGGGGCACAGCCGCCCACTGGTTCCCACGGGGCCAATGGTTTCTCATCTTCTTCGTACAGGACATGCCAGACTGGTGCTACTCATGCAACCTCTCCGTCCTTCTCTGCAAGAGAAAATGGGTTCAATGGCGAGTTAACTGGTGCGCATGCTATAACTGCAG AGCAAGTCTCTGCTAGAATCGTGCAGGAAGTGACTGCCGAGGCGGTGGCGGTACTGAAGGGGGAACAGGAGAGTCAAAGACTGCCATCAG TTGAAGACACCACTAATTTACCTCCATCGCCCCCTCCCTCACCTGCTGCAGAACAATTTGGTCCTCTTGAACAAG ATGTAGGGAATGAGGAGGAGGCAGGCCCTCTGCGCCGCTTCCAAAATTCTCGGGAGAGGTGCAAGTTCCTCGCCCCCTCCATCTCAGTTTCTGTGCCTGAGGACGACCCCTACCACTCCGACGAGGAGTACTATGAGCACCCCTTGTTCAGCCCAGAGTGGACGCACTCGGGTGCCCGCCCTACGGGGCAGGCTGTGGCCTTTAGACAAATTGAAG AAGAGACCATGGAGGCTCTTACAGCTGAGTACGAGGAAGATGTTgaagaggatgatgatgatgatgttgaggaggaggaagaggaggaagagagtGCAGATGCAGCTCTAGATGAGCAACAATGGAGTGGGGAAGAGTCTGACGTGGACATACCCGAAGCTGAATTTTTAGGGAAGGGAGAGAACATAGATAAGACCCAGGCCGAGGCTAATATTCCGACTGCAGAAAACTCTATGGACAAAGAGGAAGTAGAGGGTGAGAAGAGCCCTGAGACAG CTGTGAAGATGGACTTGGAGAAACCTGGAAGTGAGAAAAGTGAGTCCATGAGTCCAGACAGCATCGGATCTGAGAAACGGCCAGAGGAGATTTCGGAGCCTCAGCCCCAGGGATTCTTTGCCGGAGAACGAATCGTACCAGAGAGTCCCACTGCGGATTTGCCCAGTTTTGTACCTTCCATTGTTCATGTTCAAGCCAAAGAATCTCCAAAGTCAATCACCCTTCAGCCCATTTATGGCGAACCCCTTACAGTGTCGGAGAAGCAGCCCTCTGTGGAAGTAGTAGAGTTTAGTGGCCTCAGCTCCCCCTCTGATTTCTCTTCAATGGGAGTCAGAGTAGACGGAGGAAACTTGACAGGTGATGCAATGTCAGCATATTTTGAAACAACAGCCACTGATCCGCATGTGTCCCCTCGGGGTAAAGGTGAGGGTTATTATGAACTAAGCAGAGTCAGTGAAGAAACGTTGATGGTTGATTCCAAGATTCAGGAACCTGGTGCGACATTACAAGGGTGTCTTGAAACGCAAAACGTCAACACTCCAAATTTTTCAGTTCCTGACAGGGGTAATGATTGCAAGTTATCTCCAGGTAAACTGGCCTTGGATCAAAGAAGTTATTCCCTAAATATTACCATTGGAGCAAAGGATCAAAGTGGCCAAGGGAAAATGACAAGCTTTTCTCCATTAGCCACTGACATCCTGACGTACACCAGTGGAAGTTTCGATGAGTCGGCAGATTACCTCCCAATCACAACCCCCTCTGGAGAAAAGCCACCTCCCTTGCCTCCACTAATCCTGGAGACTGCAGCTTCAATTGCTTCGGATTCGTCATCTCCACCAAGGATGGCTGAAGGCTTTTCGAACCCAAGCCTTGAACCAGAGTCTCCTGAGTCCCCCATGACAACCCTGCCATGCGACCACAGCCCTGAGAATGAGCCAGTAATGAGTCAGGACTTGCCTGAATTGCTAGATCTTGTTGAGTGCCGCTCTAGGCTGTCCTCTGAAAACACGGAACCAGAGATTGTGAGGAGAAAGTCATTCCAGGGTTTCCCTGATGACATGCTGTCTAACTTTGCATCAGGTGAACAAAGTCCTGGACTTAAAAAGAGTGACAGTCAGCTGGAAGAGATGGGCTATTGTGTGTTCAGCGAATATTCAGGCCCTATGCCATCCCCTGCCGACGTGATTAGCCCAGCAAACACTTCTACACACGTCTTTACTCCCGCTGTTCTTGAGGAGAAAGTTGCTGCGCAAGCCAGGAAATTGGCAGTTCGAGACACATCGTTGGAAGACAAGAACCAGACTCTAGACGTGGATATCAGTGAAGAAATGGAAAAtagtgaaagagagagaaaggattCATCCAAAGAAAGTCAAAAGAATATCAACGACCCTCTGATTACATCTATAAGTGAAAAGTTAAAATCACCTGGCAAGCAAGGGGAGCCATTTGTGACACCTACTGTCACTGTGACTTTAGAAGAAGGAGGGAGGTCAGGTAGCGAAACAGATCAACAAGCCAGTGGCGAAGGCTCTGCCTCTGAAAGTGAGATTGCTGATTATGAGAGGCAAATTCGTAAACTGGAGATGGAGGCCAGGCCTCTCAGCATGGAGGAAGAACGAGAGTTGCAGGAGCTTCGGGAGAAAGTGAAGCTAGTGCACCAGGAGGCATACGAAGAGGTGGATGCTGAAGATGTGTACCAATTAACCGGGGTGGCCAAGGATCGAATTGCCAGGCCTGTCAAAACGTCACCCACTTCTTCAGTGGAAAGCAATATTGATGATGATAAATTACTCTCTCCAGTGCTCTCACCATCCAAGCTTAAACAAAAAGAGCTTTATGGTTCCCCCAAAAGAGCCATATCGCCAGTCTTAGCGGTAAACAAAGAGGGCAAGGAAGAGTCAgataaaaaattgaaagaactggatcaaataGAAGCGGCGCAGAAAAAAGAGGTTGAGATAGAGGAGATTGAAGTTAAAGAGTCTGAAAAGAAACTGGATGAAAGGAAGGAACTggaggagaaggaaaaaaagaaaaatgaagaagTGGATAAGAttcaaaaggaagaaaaagaacAGGGAGCTAAAGAAAGGGAAGCGAAAGAGAGGATTGAGAgcgaaaggaaagaaaaagagaggGAATTGAAAGAAAGAGAAGAAGTAGACCAAAAGgagaaggaaaagaaagaaaaagaagagaaggAAATGAGAGAAATGGAAGAGGTGGCTAAAttagagaaagaaaggaaagaaaaggaaGAGAAGGAAATTCGAGAAAgagaagagagggagagaattgagaaagaaagaaaagataaagagaGGGAAATAAGAGAAAGGGAAGAGGCGGCAAAAttagagaaagaaaggaaagaaaaagaagagcaagAAATGAGAGAAAGGGAAGAGGCGGCTAaattagagaaagaaagaaaagaaaaggaagaGAAGGAAATCAGAGAAAGAGAAGAGGTGACAAAATTAGAGAGAGAAAGGAAGGAAAAAGAGGAGAAAGAAACGAGAGAAAGGGAAGAGGCGGCTAAATTAGAAAAAGAAACAAGAGAAAGGGAAGAAGTGGCTAAAttagagaaagaaaggaaagaaaaggaggagaaggaaaTACGAGAAAGAGAAGAGGCAGAGAGAATGGAGAAAGATAGGAAGGAAAAGGAGGAGAGAGAAATGAGAGAGCGGGAAGAAGCAGAGAGAATGGAGAAAGATAGGAAAGAAAGAGAAGAGAGGGAAATGCTGGAAAAGGCAGAGAAAATAGAGAATGAACAGAAAGAAAAGGAGGAGAGAGAGATGAGAGAAAGGAAAGAAGCAGAGAGGATTGAAAATGAAAGGcaagaaaaactgaaaagtgaagcgcaaaaagtcataaaagagaAAGAGGCAGGGGAGATTGAAGaaaaggaagaggaagaaaaggaaaaagaggagaaaaagtTAAAGGAGAAGCCAAATGTAGAAGAGACAGAGCTAAAACTGGAGGAGAATGAGATAAAGGATGAAGAGTTAGCCACTGGGGCAGTTGGGGTAAAGGACATCGTTGAGATTTGTGCTGCCATTGAATCCGTGGTTACGGTGGAAGATGATTTCATAACTGTGGTCCAGACCATCGATAAAGCGGATGAACCAGGACACAGTGTTCGTTTTTCCGCTCCACCCGAAGCCTTGTGCACACCTGGCGAGGAAGAGctagaagaagaggaagatgaggaggaagaAGGTGATGAAGAGGAGTCTGTGGAGTTAGCCCAGGAGGCGGACATCGAGGCTGGGAGTTTTGAAGAGGTATGCCACATTCCCGAGGCTCCTGCATCCCCTCAGAGACAGGCTCAAACTGTCGAAACAGAAGAACCGACTGAGAGTTATGATCGAGATGAAACCACCATGGATGACTCTATCCTGGACAGCTCTTGGGTGGACACACATG ATGATGATAAGAGCACGGCTACAGAGCAGATACAACTTTTGCCAACGGTGCCTAGCCCCGTCAATGAGTCCACAGCGCTCCCAAATAACCAAACACTGCAGAAGAGAACAGAGAAGCACGAAAAGCCAGCCAAGCCTAAAACGAAGGGCGGGCGGGCCAAAGGCCGACTCTCCACTCCTGAACGCAAACCACTACACGAAGAAATGTCTCGGGAGAAGAAAAAAG CTGTGATAAAGAAGAACGAGTtagccaaaaaaatggaaactcaGACTCTTTCCCCATCCAAGAGGATTGGACCGAAAAAAGCTGTCCGCCAAACCCGCTCCACCCAACATCATTCCTGTCCTAGAAGGAGACCCACAG AGGCAGCTTCTGACAATCGTCAGCCTTTCACAGTTACAAGACGGTCTTGTGATAGAGCATTG GATGGCCGATCACAAAGCCCTAATAAGAGATCTTCGATGCCACGGCAAGCTTCCGTTCTTACTCGCCGTGCATACCATGAACAAGAAGATAGTTCAACCTCCATTACCAGCTCTGGTTCTACAGCGCCACGCAGACCCACAG CCTGCCATGCTGTTATGCGAGCAGAACACAGGACAGGTCGAGCTCCCAGTATGACAG tttcAGAGCCACTGCGCTCCCGTTCAGCTCGCAGCGGTCACTCCACACCACGTACCCCCGGCTCTAGCGGCATGACCCCAGGGACCCCTCCTAGTTGCTCATCATCCTCACGAACCCCTGGGACTCCTCGCTCTCTCAGCTTGATGTCCCATGAGAGGAGGGTGGCTGTGACCCGCACTCCACCCAAATCCCCTGCCACTACTCCCAAGCAGCTCCGACTCCTTACCCAACCTCTACCTGACTTCAAGAAGATTCGATCCAAGGTTCGCTCCACAGACAATATCAAGTACCAGCCCAAAGGTGGACAG ACACACAGGGAGCAAATAATGGCAGCTGAGGTCAATCACAAGGCCTCTTCCTGGATTTGGAACTCAGTGCTTCGAGTCATCTCCTTTACTTTGTGTCTGTCAGCGGCTCACAGTATGACCTGGACCCAAGGCCTGCTG aATCAAATTTTAAATCAACAGCTGGACTTCAGGTACATACAATCAATATTCTGCTCCAAGGATAATCTGAAGCAACCTCCAAGTGGAGGCAAT GTTCTCATCCCCAGTGTTAAGATGAACTATAGCCATGTTCAGTCTAGGTGTGGGTCGTTGGACAGGAGGGGCTACTCAGCAGGAGGTGGCAAT gtacagatacaaaacaagaaaattgaTCTGAGTCATGTGACCTCAAAATGTGGCTCTTTAGACAACATTCATCATCGCCCTG GGGGTGGTAATATTCGTATTGAGAGTGTGAAGTTAGACTTCAAAGACAAAGCCCAGGCCAAGATTGGATCCTTGGATAATGCTCACCACACTCCAGGAGGAGGTCGTATCACA ATTGAGACCCACAGACTGACGTTCCGTGACCACGCCAAGGCTCGAGTGGACCACGGAGCAGACATCATCGTCCGGTCACCAGGCCGTTCCCGTTCCCTGTCCCCGCACCGCCAGCGGGACAGCCATATTTCGTCCTCCGGCAGTCTCAACATGTTGGAGTCACCGCAGTTAGCCACCTTAGCTGAAGACGTCACTGCCGCTCTGGCCAAGCAGGGTTTGTGA